In Nocardioides sp. W7, the genomic stretch AGATCCGCAGCATCTCGTCGCGGTCCAGGCCCGACTCGGCGCCGAACGCGGCGTCGGCGGTCACCGACATGTAGAGGTCCCGGTCGACCCGGTAGACCGCGCCGGCGGCCTGGAGCCGCTCGATCAGCTCGACGGCCAGCGGGATCGACTCGACGGCGCCGACGTAGTGCGCGGGGGGCAGCACGCGCAGGGCGGTCATGTCTTGGCGGAACAGCTCGGTCTCGCGCTCGGCGAGCTCGACCCAGTCGACCTTGACCTTGGTGGCCCGCTCCAGCAGCGGGTCGTCCACGTCGGTGACGTTCTGGACGTAGGTGACCTCGTGGCCGGCGCTGCGCCAGGCCCGGTTGAGCAGGTCGAAGGCGAGGTACGTCGCGGCGTGGCCCAGGTGCGTGGCGTCGTACGGCGTGATGCCACAGACGTAGAGCCGCGCCGATCCCTCGGGGCGGGTCGTGACCCGACCTCCCGTGGCCGTGTCGTGGAGCGACACGGGCGGACCGGCCACCCGCAGGGAAGGGATCTCCGGGGAGGGCCAGGCACGCATGACCTGAACTCTAGAGGAGGCAGGTCAGAAGGGCGGCCACGGGATGGCGGGGTACTCCCCGCGCGGCGCCGGCATCACGCCGTGCTCGGCGAGTCGCCGGCAGCGGCGGGCGAACGCGTTGATCTCCCGGTCGGTCAGCAGCGGGGCCAGCGCGTCCCGGAGCGGGCCGCCCGCGGCGACTCCGAGGGCGCGCACGGCCTCGACCTCGTCGTCGACGAGCGGCTCCCCCAGCCAGCCCCACAGGACGGTCCGGAGCTTGTTCTCGGCGTGGAAGGCGATGCCGTGGTCGACGCCGTACCGGTGTCCGCCGGCCATCGCCAGCACGTGCCCGCCCTTGCGGTCGGCGTTGTTGACGACCACGTCGAAGATCGCCATCCGGCGCAGCGGCACGGTGTCCTCGTGAACCAGCGAGACCGGCAGGTCGCGTCCGTCGATCCCGTCGAAGACGTGCCGCCATCCGGTCGGCACCTGGCCCTCGGCCACCAGCGTGACGGCCTCCTGCGCGCCGTCGACCTGCTGCCAGCGCTGCACCATGCCCCACCCGTGCGGACCGTCGCGGAGCCAGGTCTGCGGGACGACGTCCCAGCCGAGCGCCTCGGAGACGAGGTACGCCGCTCGCTCGCGGCCGGCCAGGTCGCCGTCCGGGAAGTCCCACAGCGGCCGCTCGCCGGCGACCGGCTTGTAGACGACCTGGACCGGACCCTCGTCGGCGGCGATCGTGGCGAGGAAGGTCGCGTTGGAGGCAGGCATGATCCGCCCGTCGAGGGCCAGCTCTCCCTCCAGCAGATCCGCCGTCGGCTCCGTCACGGGTCCCGTCTGCGGAAGCCGTTGGCGCGCACGCACAGGTGCCCGTCGGGGTCGATCGGGTTGCCGCAGAACGGGCAGCTCGGTCGGCCTGCCTCGAGGACCTGCTCGCTGCGCTTGACGAAGGCTCGGGCCGCGCCCGGAGGCAGCCGGACGACCAGGACCTCGTCGGGCTCCGGCTCGATGATGTCCTCGTCGAGCTGCTCGGGACTGACGACGGCGGCCTCGGTGAACGGGAACACCTCGATCACGACGCGCTCGTCGGCGGGGTCCCACGACAGCGTCATGGTGCCGGCGCGGAACTCCTCCTCGATCGGCTGCTCCAGGGGGGCGGTGTCGTCGAGCCCCAGCGGGGCGACGGCCGGGATCAGCGACGCCGGCTGGTCGCTGGACATCACGTCGTCCAGCAGCTCGTCGACACGCTCGGCCAGCGCCGCGACCTGCTGCTTCTCCAGGGCGACGCTCACCAGCCGCGCGCCGCTGCGCGCCTGCAGGAAGAAGGTGCGGGACCCGGGCGGACCGACCGTGCCGGTGACGAAGCGCTCCGGCGGGTCGAAGCCGTGGACGAGAGGCATGTGACTCACCCTATGACCGCGCCCCAGGGGCCGGAACAGGGCCGGCCCCGCCGCCCACCGCAGCGTCGGAGGTACGCCGGCTCCGGCCCCGCTTGGCGCTCTTGGGCGGCACCAGCCAGCCCAGGTCGCCGGCGTGGGTGTTGGTCGCGAGCACGTAGGGCCGCGACTCGGTGTAGCGGACGATCGAGACCGACGCCGGGTCGACGTTGAGCCGCTGGAACAGGTCGAGGTGCATGCCGAGCGCGTCGGCGAGCACCGACTTGATGATGTCGCCGTGGCTGACGGCGACCCACACCGCGCCCGGACCGTGCTCGGCCTCGAAGGCGGCGTCGAGGCGTCGTACCGCCGACACCGACCGCGCCTGCATCTGGGTCATCGACTCACCGCCGGGGAAGGTCGCGGCCGAGGGCTGGGACTGCACGACCTGCCAGAGCTTCTCCTTGGCCAGGTCGCGCAGCGGCCGGCCCTGCCACTCGCCGTAGTCACACTCGGTGATGCCCTTCTCGACCTGCGTCGTCGGCTCACCGGCCTGCTCGGCGAGCAGTGCGCGGGCGGTCTGCCGGCACCGCTCGAGCGGACTGGTCACAACGGCCGTGAGCGGGACGGCAGCCAGCCGCTCCGCGGTTCGCGCCGCCTGGGCGCGGCCCGTCTCGTCGAGCTTCACCCCGGCGGTGCGCCCCGCGAGCATCCCGGAGGCGTTCGCCGTGGTCCTGCCGTGCCGGACGAGGATGACTGTTGCCATGTCGCGGACTGTAGCGGGGCGTACCCGGCGCTAGCGTGGCTCCGTGATCGTCGACAGCGCGCTCTATCGGGCCGGCACCCGGGTGGACCTGGCCTGCGAGCCCGGCGACTTCGGCCGCCTTCGCGCCGGGGTCGAGAATCCCGGCGACTTCGTCTGGCTGGGGCTGTACCAGCCCAGCCCGCGCGAGCTCGACGAGGTGGCCGAGGCGTTCGGACTGCACGCACTGGCGGTGGAGGACGCCGTCCAGGCCCACCAGCGGCCCAAGCTGGAGCGGTACGAGGACAGCCTGTTCCTGGTCCTCAAGACGCTCTGGTACGTCGATGCCGAGGACGCGGTGGAGACCGGGGAGATCAACATCTTCCTCGGCGCCGACTTCGTCGTGACCGTCCGGCACGGAGACGGCTCCCAGCTGCAGAGCGCCCGGGCCCAGCTCGAGACCGAGCCGAGCCTGCTCGCCCACGGTCCCGGCGCGGTGATGTACGCCGTGTGCGACACCGTCGTGGACGGCTACCTCGACGTGATGGGTGAGCTCGAGATCGACGTCGACGAGGTCGAGACGTCCGTCTTCTCGACCGAGCGCACCCAGGACTCGGCCCGGATCTACACCCTCAAGCGCGAGCTCGCCGAGGTACGGCGCGCGGTGCAGCCCCTGCGCGAGCCGCTGCGGCGCCTGGTGGCGGGCGAGGTCTCCGTGATCCACGAGGACGCTCGGCCGTTCTTCCGCGACGTCCTCGACCACCTCACCCAGGCGCACGAGATCGCCGAGAACCTCGAGTCGCTGCTCTCCTCGGCCTTCGACGCGCACCTGGCGCAGATCTCGGTGCAGCAGAACGACGACATGCGCAAGATCTCCGCGGGCGCGGCACTCGTCGTGGTCCCGACGCTGATCGCCGGGATCTACGGCATGAACTTCGAGCACATGCCGGAGCTGGAGTGGACCGTGGGCTATCCGTTCGCCCTGGTCCTGATGGCCTCGGTGTCCGCCGGCCTGTGGATCTGGTTCAAGAAGTCGGGCTGGCTGTGAGCCTCGGATCCGCTCAGGCGTTCAGCACGCCGGTCGCCACCAGGATGAGGGTCAACGCACCGAGCCCGATCCGGTAGATCACGAACGGCGTGTACGACTTCGTCGAGACGTAACGCAGCAGCCACGCGATCGCGGCGTACCCGATGACGAACGACACGGCCGTGGCGACGATCGTCGGACCCCAGCCGTAGGTGTTGTCGCCGTGCGGGATCTCCTTGAGCTCGAACAGTCCGGCGCCGACGACCGCCGGGATCGCGAGCAGGAAGGCGTAGCGGGTCGCGGCCTCACGCTCGTAGCCGAGGAACCGGCCCATCGAGATCGTGGCGCCGGAGCGCGACACCCCGGGCACGAGCGCGCAGGCCTGGGCGAGGCCCATCAGGACCGCGTCCCGGAGGGTGATCTGCTTGATCTGCTTGTTGTTGCGGCTGACCCGGTCGGCGATGCCGAGGACGACACCGAGGACGATCAGCGTGGTGCCGATGATCCAGAGGCTGCGGAAGTCCTCCTCGATCACGTCCTTGAGCGCGACACCGAGAAGCACGATCGGCAGCGAGCCGATGATGATGAACCAGCCCATCCGGGCGTCCAGGTGACCGCGGTACTCCGGCTTGACCAGGGAGCGCAGCCACATCGACCCGATCCGCCAGATGTCGTGACGGAAATAGATGAGCACCGCAAGCTCGGTGCCGATCTGGATGACCGCCGTGAACGCCGCACCCGGGTCCCCCCAACCGAACATCTCGGGGAAGATCCGCAGGTGCGCGCTGCTGGAGATCGGCAGGAACTCCGTCAGGCCTTGGATGGTGCCGAGGACCAGAGCCTCGAGGTATTCCCACACGAG encodes the following:
- a CDS encoding SCO1664 family protein, whose translation is MTEPTADLLEGELALDGRIMPASNATFLATIAADEGPVQVVYKPVAGERPLWDFPDGDLAGRERAAYLVSEALGWDVVPQTWLRDGPHGWGMVQRWQQVDGAQEAVTLVAEGQVPTGWRHVFDGIDGRDLPVSLVHEDTVPLRRMAIFDVVVNNADRKGGHVLAMAGGHRYGVDHGIAFHAENKLRTVLWGWLGEPLVDDEVEAVRALGVAAGGPLRDALAPLLTDREINAFARRCRRLAEHGVMPAPRGEYPAIPWPPF
- the corA gene encoding magnesium/cobalt transporter CorA, translated to MIVDSALYRAGTRVDLACEPGDFGRLRAGVENPGDFVWLGLYQPSPRELDEVAEAFGLHALAVEDAVQAHQRPKLERYEDSLFLVLKTLWYVDAEDAVETGEINIFLGADFVVTVRHGDGSQLQSARAQLETEPSLLAHGPGAVMYAVCDTVVDGYLDVMGELEIDVDEVETSVFSTERTQDSARIYTLKRELAEVRRAVQPLREPLRRLVAGEVSVIHEDARPFFRDVLDHLTQAHEIAENLESLLSSAFDAHLAQISVQQNDDMRKISAGAALVVVPTLIAGIYGMNFEHMPELEWTVGYPFALVLMASVSAGLWIWFKKSGWL
- a CDS encoding DUF3090 domain-containing protein, which codes for MPLVHGFDPPERFVTGTVGPPGSRTFFLQARSGARLVSVALEKQQVAALAERVDELLDDVMSSDQPASLIPAVAPLGLDDTAPLEQPIEEEFRAGTMTLSWDPADERVVIEVFPFTEAAVVSPEQLDEDIIEPEPDEVLVVRLPPGAARAFVKRSEQVLEAGRPSCPFCGNPIDPDGHLCVRANGFRRRDP
- a CDS encoding undecaprenyl-diphosphate phosphatase → MWEYLEALVLGTIQGLTEFLPISSSAHLRIFPEMFGWGDPGAAFTAVIQIGTELAVLIYFRHDIWRIGSMWLRSLVKPEYRGHLDARMGWFIIIGSLPIVLLGVALKDVIEEDFRSLWIIGTTLIVLGVVLGIADRVSRNNKQIKQITLRDAVLMGLAQACALVPGVSRSGATISMGRFLGYEREAATRYAFLLAIPAVVGAGLFELKEIPHGDNTYGWGPTIVATAVSFVIGYAAIAWLLRYVSTKSYTPFVIYRIGLGALTLILVATGVLNA
- a CDS encoding histidine phosphatase family protein → MATVILVRHGRTTANASGMLAGRTAGVKLDETGRAQAARTAERLAAVPLTAVVTSPLERCRQTARALLAEQAGEPTTQVEKGITECDYGEWQGRPLRDLAKEKLWQVVQSQPSAATFPGGESMTQMQARSVSAVRRLDAAFEAEHGPGAVWVAVSHGDIIKSVLADALGMHLDLFQRLNVDPASVSIVRYTESRPYVLATNTHAGDLGWLVPPKSAKRGRSRRTSDAAVGGGAGPVPAPGARS